A region of the Hylaeus volcanicus isolate JK05 chromosome 5, UHH_iyHylVolc1.0_haploid, whole genome shotgun sequence genome:
ACAGATGTTCCATCATGGCTTAAAACCTTACGTCTTCATAAGTACAGCTATCTATTTGTTACTCTCAGTTACGAGGAAATGCTTCAATTGACAGAAGATCAATTAGCAGAGCAAGGAGTGACAAAAGGAGCTAGACACAAATTAGCCCTTTCAATCGCGAAATTGCAGCAGCGTTACTCGACGCtcttaaatttagaaaaagattTACTCCAACCGACGCGCGATAGTACACAGTCGACATCATTCTTACAAGGGCCAACAGTGCTGGTCAATACTATCGacgaattaaaatcaattctaGCTACACCTATGAAACCAAGTCAAGAAAACGATCCGCAAGATATACCAGCGCAATTCAGCAAGGTCCTTGGCAAACGTAAGTACAACGTTTTGGTTAGCATGATGTTTATGGAAATACGGGTAACAAATATGTAAACGTTTTAACATTTTGCGTTCGTTTGTTTCTTAGTGTGTAGCAGAATGGCATTGGATAGCGTGGATGATGGCATTTTGTGCGCTTGTATTAACATATTAGAGAAAGTATTGCAGCATGATTGCTTTACTCCAAACCAGAAGGAAAAGGTTCAACAGTGGCGTAGCAGGCTCGGAAATCCACGACCTACTCCGAAGTAAGGGAAAAGGCATACGATTACTGTGCATCGATTGCAGAAATAGCAATTAAAGATTCAAGGCATACGATCGATTACAAGGTTGACAGTcgtacaattacaatttcagGTGGCAACATAATTACGGATACAACAACAGAAGATACTGTAACCCGCAGCAGCACAATAGAAAACCAAGTCTGAATTTGGGACACATTCATAATACGCATCcgcaaaataattcttttgtggTCAGCCCTCACAGAAATAGTATATCTACtccgtatttacaaaataatcagAACCAAAGTGTAAATCAGAATACTTTACGTCCAGTCCACGCAGCCGAGAAACGACCTAGTTTACAAGAATCTAGTTTACAGGTATGTACTTTTATAAAACCATAAAGCTACTTTATGCTACGGTGTATGCTACTTTTATTATCATCTTTTCATCGGTTTCTATAAACTACACGAATGTATCGATACCCGTCGATTACGTATACGTTGTATCTTGGCGCCATGCGCGACTAGTTTGTCTAAGAAATGATCTCTGTTTATACTTCAGCAGTTACAAAGAACGTTACAGCGTACATACAGTGCACCGAGGGATCATTTCCTTGGCCACTCTGGGAACAACACATCCGAAACAACGGAACCGGAGATCAATTCTCGTCTAGAATCTCTTTGCTTAAGAATGACCGAACAGGCGATCGGTGGTTTCGGCGAGGCCTAACgaattcttcgtttcgttgACTGGATCTACACAGTAAGTCctgtttgaaaaaaaggaaattttttcTAAAGTGATACGCGTGTCCTAGctgcgtttctttttttttttttccttcaaaGCCGAAAAAGCAAGACTGACTTTTGTAGATCTTGCGACAAAGAGACCGACAGCGACGATATATAGCGCTGAGACAGGTGCGCGTGTCCCACATGCACACATTCACGCTTTAATAGCCCCTAccaaatgaaagaaaatgtccGACATTTGAGACATTACCAAGGTAACTCGAGTTCGCGGCGTTCACGAAACGACACGcgagaacaagaaaaaaaaaatgaaaaggaaaaaaaaataatattttttattatacccGATGCAATTATACTATTTAATGAAACTGACAGAATTTGGCAAGCCAAATGCTATTAGGAAGATAGATTCTTTCCTTGACTATTTGCTGCAtctatataaatgtattatataaagaatatatatgtatacacatatgATAGAATTTTATGGGAAGCGGATTAAATCgtataacatatatatgtgaaaggaaaaaaaaacaatgggGGACGAAAAAGGTACACCACAATTATTGTGCGATGtttgcaatattatttttcgtgtTATCCATTTCGGGAAATGGAATTCGTCTGATTTTAAGCGCCAGGACacattatatattaatgtaatgtaattcattttaatgACTGACtgatttttacttctttttttttttttatcattattatcattatgTTTATTCTCCTCTTATTCATCGCCGCCGCTGTTGCTATTTACCAttactattttcaattatcattattattttcatcgacaGCTTTGGCCACTATTTACCATCAGCGTCGTCATTACTATACGCccattactattattacaatCATTATAATTATCGCTATTATTATCACTATACAAATCTCCAACGCCCGCTGTTGCTAACCATTTCTACAATCATACGACTAACGCTCATTATTCCGTATCCTTTTTACGCTGTTATTAACTTTCATCATCTGTCGTTACCGCTGCTTCTACTATTACCAATCCTACCACACTATACTATCCCCTACTACTCTACTACCGGTAGTGTCGCTACTATTACTACTACAAGTACTGCTATTACTACTATTATACTATCTCCACTATCACTGTATTATTACTGTAATTCTCTCTCTATGGAGGAATCATacttaacaagaaaaaaagttcgacAGTTCGTTACatgctttttaaaaaaaaaaaaaagaaaagagggaCGGGCGGGATGGggtaaacaagaaaaagagaacgaaCAACGTacacgtttttaaaaattcatctctGCTATACCGAGAAGAGATAAACCTAAACCAGCGTGTATGCTTTGTAGTTTGCGCACAGATCTCGTGATTTTTTACACTCATATGCGAGAGTTACCATGTGTCTGAAAAGAACGATATAAAGGGGAAGGAATCaaggattaaaaaagaaaaaaaattatgaaaaggCGAAAATGATTATATACAATAAACGGATTTTAAAGGCCTTAAGGACGTATTAAGCGAACGTAAAGGGTATAAGACTAAATATTATACGTAGACGACGTTGTGAAACGATGGAGAcacgtatatgtacatacgtaatatatatatatgtatagatatattatattacgtatatacatatattaactGGATCGTATTTTGCACGACGCGACATCGAAATCTGTGGCTTTAAATTATAAGCATACATCATTAAACTGCTCTTATTATGCACTTTTAGCACTCAAATGTAACGGTCGCGAGTAAAAACGTAGcataatattttcatgcaAGACAAgatggggaaaaaaaaaaagatcgatCAAGATGAGAGAAGgttaaatttaacgataataataataattaatgaaataacgaTTTAAGATAGTATTAGCGACTAATTGTACCGATAAACgcgataagaagaaaaaaaaaaaatataaacgaaagaCTGAATAATTCACGCGCCGTGTGCCGGTGAATTTCGGACGTTTTCGCATTCGTTTAATTCGTAGATAGCTGCACGGCTGCGTGAATAGAAACAATTGGAAGACTGCGGAAGGAAAAACCTGtcaaaatattaagaattagAACTTATACAGaatgcgagagagagagaaagggaacgAGTGAAATGTGAAACGTGTTATAACGACAGTAACGTTAGTTGTAATATTCTAGGttttaatgattattttaacgattatACTCTTCGGTAGGATGATGGATCTAAGTAATGGCGCGCGGTGATTTCtctcgatttaattaattaattagccTGCTCGAGCGAGAAGGATTGTCTATGGAGAACTTGGAACGATCGATAAACAATATGTTGCAGCGACGGATTTGTTCCCCAAAACTTTCATAACCCGCGTACACGTAAACATATACACAACTCACAcatacgaaacatttttctgctAACAATTTGAGTCGTTCGTTATGAAAGTGACCTCCAAAAATATAGACAAGCACTGATCgataatcaaatttatcaaTTGTTTAATTAGGCGCGATGAacgttatttcttttaatgtaaattaagtttattttttttctttataataagATTTCGCGATGAAATATAGTACGAATGTAGTGCTGAAAAATTGCATCGGTCGTAGTTTGTAAGTAGCGgatcaattttgaagaataactCTCGAGAGGAGTACACAGTTGCCATTGTAGTAACGATAGTTTAAGTAAGAAACAAATGATACAGCGGCTCCAAAGAGGCTGCACTAATGGtttttaaacacttttttaaGCTTATCGTTCAGTTTAGAagatattacatcattttcataatgaaCGATTCGGTCGTTTTCTATATCGACAAATTGATTATTCGCGCAGTAACGATTTGTCCCCCTCTTCTTACTCCTCACACAAAACTGATTTCGACAATGTTCACACACACGCACATAACAGTTTGTTTCCTCACATTGTGAAACTGCTTTCACACggtgcgcgcgcgcgtacaCATCACATTACACGGATACACGCAGTACACAAGACATAATCAGAgctggacaaaattttattcgaataataaacgacgaGTAAGACCAACGATGTAGCAATTTATTTGTGACGTTTAATACAACTGACCAGTAAAagctttatttattcatcgtgaaatatttttattctatcatTGAAAttccgtatttttatttgacaaatAACAGATTAAAAGTTGTTGGtctattattcgttattcgagattttcatccgaataagaattttgcccatctttgcGCACAATAGCACACGCAGATCACGTTGTCCGACTAGAATTCCAGAGTTTTGTGCACGTATGATTATTTCAGGAGAGACGGTCAAAAGCTAGTCAAACGAtacaattctaatttttaccAGCTAACGTGTGTATAgataattatttgtacattaataCCCGCGCAATTAACGCAGACAAAAGTTGTGAAACAAGATAAGCGATGGCGCACGCGCGCGATCGAAAAGGTAACAAGAAAGGAATAAAAGATATACCgaaaaaacgaattaaaaaaaagagagagagagagaaaaaaggaaaaagagagaggaTAGAAGTTGCAAGCGAAACTGAaaaccgaaaaaaaaaagaagcgagagAAGAAAATGCATGTACAATACGAGAAACATGTTAGACATCAGTATAGTAACAGATGCCGTGTGACTGCAACCTTGGGTGTGTTGGAGATGTTCGAttcttgcaacaaaaaaatcgattctagTGTTTTAATAGTTCCACGTAGTTTCGAACGTTCGTCGAAGAAAACCTAGAAGCTTCATCGAAAAGGAAATATGGCCACCAACGTGAAATTACGATCGAAAATTGCATTTCATATTTcctaagaaaattgaaataatcaaATCTCCCGCGCATCCAGGTTGCGCGTCTGTTATTCGGGAGCTGGCGTTACTATGACAACGGGGTATGTTTTTTCGCCTCGTACTGTAATGGCGACTTTTACGTGACGCAcgcgaaaatgttgaaagaCTGCTTCCAAACGACTTCAGGAAACTCGTTCAAcgtagaattattatttcgtactGAAACGCAGTATCTGAATACGCGATCGATTTAAAGGGCAGGACCTGAACTAACTAATGAAATGCAAAGAGATATTATCCGCATCGAACGAACGTGTATGAtgtaagtaataatttttgtaattgagtGCGCGTGATTCTGCCAAAGATGGATGGCCGTTAAAGGATAAGAAAGTTTTCTATGTAAAACCGACCTCGTTGTTTGCGTGGCAGTAATTCCAAGTAACGTAATCATCGTCGCGTAAACGAAACGACGAATGAGCATTGCGCTTAGTACTTACGCCGTCGTTATCGAGTCGTTGATACTAAGGATAAGTGATAGGCAAAATTCTATTAGagtgataaaatattctatcgaACAATCAATTTTATGAGCTTGCGATGCAAGCAATGCAATCCACTCAATTTGTTAAGCAAAATTAGTTTAAGTACAGCTTTCTGTTCAATCTCTTGcgttgtgaaatatttaattccattgttcagattttaattcttatttaacgAGTAATCGATACAAGGGCCTTCATCTTTTAGTTGttaatcgaaaattttgatCGGGATGTGAGTTTTGCCTGTCCGTTATTGAAATCCATGAGAAGCTTCGAAATGTGTTCAGTCTAGAAACGACTGGCGCGAGGTCGGGTTATGGCATTTTTAGGCAGAAACACAGTGTGTGCGATTCGATGGCATCGAATGGATAAGACGTTTCCGTTAGTATAAACCAGGGATGAGCgaaatacattataaaaagtattcaaaTGACAGAAACCTTACAGACTTTTATTTCTAGTTTCAaccgttaattatttttgaatctCTTTGGTAATACGCAGGTTTTTGTTATTTTGGATAAAAATTAGTTACGGTTAAAACATTTCAGTGGATTAACTTTGACAATACTTGTTCAGCTACTTTACgattaatttgtattctatTTGGAATGGAATGCTTAAAAGTATTCGTGTGTTGTATAGCTATACAACTACAGAATACACAGGTATCTCGTAAATCGAGCGATCGGTagatgttaaatataattagtatTTTGCATAGAATAGCAAATATCGATATTTGATCACCGCAGAATAATGTGACACCATCAGATTGTTTGTCTTTCGTTCTAAGTACTGAATTTACGCGTTCAGTATTTTAGATGTACACGAAATACAAAATCATTCGAACGTGTCCATTCCTGGTTATACAGACTTCGTACGCACGACATTCTCGACTTGCTCTCTTATCCATTCGTTGCGTTTGCTTTAATTCGCTTTAGAAGCGAGGTGTACCACGACGAAGTAATTGTTAGCGCTAGCACAGGATATTCTCTTTGGCCGGATGCTTGCGTTCAGGTGATCGACTCTTAGgaacgtatatacatatatatatccgGGAGTATAAAACGTAGCGACAttgttttcgaagaaaaagattTCACAGCGTAGAGAGCAAGTTTCCGGCCGAAAGCGTCGTTGATGATAGCCCAGGTAGCAAAACGGTGATTGTCGACTGATTTGCTTCGGTAAGCTAGATTGCGGAAAAGCGTTTAGACACTTGTTAGCGATGCAGAAGCGGTTCGATTGATTCGGTGTAATAATCGCGCGTGGAATCGAAGATGggtaaaatttttatcgaataatagactgtataataaacattattaatttagcAGGTTTACTCGTGACGTTTATTCAATTGGACAACTATACGGGATAAGTTTGAATTCTTTGAAACACAACTTCGTTCTACAATTTGAatcctaatttttatttaacggaCAACGAACGAATAAGTTGAAAATGGAacgaacgaaaagaagaattttaccCATGGCGGAGAGGGGCTTCTGCACTTTTTAGGCGTGCTTTGGCTGGCGAACGTGAATGCTCGTGATGACGACAGTGTACGGTAAAATTAAACGAGTCTCTGTATAGGTTTTGTATCGTTTATATTCGATTACGGGTGTTTGCACGTTACGGTTCGCAACGGTCGCGTATGTATTGACGATATTATGGGGACGAATTCGCGATACCTTTCGTGTTGAATTAGATCAGTCGAACAACGTTGGCCAGCCAAATTCAAGGAACGAACCGTAAGTCAAACGCCGTTTTATTGAAGCGTAGTAGAAAGAGCGAATTTTCGCGCGACGTTCGCGGAGGGTGCGCGTTATTGTCTGGATTTTACATCCATCGATTATGTATCGCGGAGCAGCAAGGTTTATCGGGACTAGTATGTTGCGTTGTCGCCAAAGAATGCCTCTGCTACGGCGCCTTCTGTTAATTATTAAGAGACGTAGCTTTTGAATTGTCAGATTGCTAACTGGGATATTTTAGTCACGTAAGCTGGATAACTtgtaaaaatgcaatttttgtacTGTTATAACGTTAAATAGACGAAGGTACACTGACGTTGTAGCGTgaaagaacatttttcaataaaaaatttttcatacgCAAAATACGCTCACTGTATTTCCTTCGACGTTTATGTTCACGAGGATTGTGATCGTAATCGGTGACGCGTTATACATTTATGGGACCcaatataatatgtaacaagtctaacaaagaaattgataggaacatttttcattgacacgttgaacgccacgtcacccacgTATGAGTGACAGagattttcgctaaggaactTCAGCAGTTCATTTTAAGAGCTAATGtatcaatgaaaataagaCTGAATAGAATTCGTAGATTTTGAcgacgatacaaaaataaataacacgacAAGCGTCAGATGTTTTAGTTTACAACTGTCTCGAGACACAATTTTAACCCTGTAGGCATTCCCTTGGGAAtcagtctggcagtcaacgtgttaaagttACGAAACGAATAGGCAACGTAATATAAGAGAAATAATCAAACCCAGAGAAATgagaaacagagaaagaaggaaagggaaataaataaccaaaaatagaataatagatttgctttcgatattaaataacAGTGCTCGAAGGACAGGTTAAACACAAAATGAAACTTACCAACGTCATAGTTCTCTAAATGGTATTTATTTCTGATACATTTCACAGTTTGCGAACTGCCAAAGAGACAGTCGTGTAGCGATTTAGTCGCAGAGGATACAGTAAATGTTAACACAGTTACCGTTCATGTAACATCAGTATTTAGACTTGCTTCGACACCATCGAAGGCCGCATCTAAACAGATGACTCGtccgattaatttttttaatagcgtGGTATTATTAGGTACGTAGACGTAGGTAGACTTAACAATGTAATGGCGCGTTGTGTCCAGATTGCATCTGGCTCTTAAAGTTCCAGAAATACGTGATATTTCTTTCCGTATCCTTATCATAGAAATTCATTCTTAACGTCGACTTCCTTTTACATACCTACGCAACGTGCGTTTTTCTTCCGTATCTAGTACAAATAACTACAGAATAGTAATAAATACTTATCGTCTACTTAACGCTTCTTTAAATGCATGAAGTGTAATAAGTTCAGAGCACAAAGTACGTGCTTAAGACTTCTGCCCTTTGCCACGGACTTGTATTTACTAtacattgttttgttttttttcctttaacatAGAAACTAAGGCAGGCAAAATAACATTGTACtagaatattgaaataatatgtgGATAGTTCGATGTCTGCTTCGATATCCAAAAActtgaaaaacatttcaaatgtcGGTTACATATTCAACTTTACGCGTACCGCTATTCTATAGAGAGCATATCCTAATTGTTAATCTCTAAGGGTTAGTTAACGTTTTATTACATGAAACATATGCGTTGCatatatgttaaaatataCCTTTTAGAATATTGCGTATCCTTTTGGTAAAACCGGTTAACTTTTGAcagtaatacatacatattaacATCTTACTGTATCTAAAAGAAACTAAGAATTGCTTTACGATTAATCCCtgccttaaaaaaaaaaacgtgtcATTTAACTTAGTCACAATGTATACATACGAACAAAAAGTACCATGCAAAGGGCAAAAGCTACTCGTAGccgtaattttttaaatacattcataTACTACATACTTAAGATTTTACGTTATCGTTTATCGTATGCTTAATAGTATAAACACCGATTCTTTCTCTCCAAGTACTCGCAGATTTATtctatacacatatatacattcaCCAACGTTAATCCTCTGTATTCTGTCAGCATTTACCAGCTTGTTACGCTGTTAAGACGCATCAAAGACTACgagaatattataaacaaattcaaaggC
Encoded here:
- the LOC128877160 gene encoding protein Smaug homolog 1 isoform X1 — translated: MKWSPGALFCEQVGELTRVFSQWNECEQTVVLYALLRRIPAVQARFLAQAVQHSLHSVSELDTQELNANNPAFINSLLSESTEVAINQLLTHLPLLRPGNVECKQCYLVAIPELVSHCVTTGQYTEQTQQLLSYTLIHPAITSQDRRSLTQWLRHLEERISGTPPIHSLEEYTNTTIRWDNTWQRNSKQQQNDQTTLFGTQPGTAFNMQFPPPVSRQRRSNSLTPPVAPPHHLEVVDRSNNVNCTTRHKPRSFSVSGDHTSNLIGLGPLSPQSSCASSGSEGRLDEASNLSLASGMRDVPSWLKTLRLHKYSYLFVTLSYEEMLQLTEDQLAEQGVTKGARHKLALSIAKLQQRYSTLLNLEKDLLQPTRDSTQSTSFLQGPTVLVNTIDELKSILATPMKPSQENDPQDIPAQFSKVLGKLCSRMALDSVDDGILCACINILEKVLQHDCFTPNQKEKVQQWRSRLGNPRPTPKWQHNYGYNNRRYCNPQQHNRKPSLNLGHIHNTHPQNNSFVVSPHRNSISTPYLQNNQNQSVNQNTLRPVHAAEKRPSLQESSLQQLQRTLQRTYSAPRDHFLGHSGNNTSETTEPEINSRLESLCLRMTEQAIGGFGEA
- the LOC128877160 gene encoding protein Smaug homolog 1 isoform X2, whose amino-acid sequence is MKWSPGALFCEQVGELTRVFSQWNECEQTVVLYALLRRIPAVQARFLAQAVQHSLHSVSELDTQELNANNPAFINSLLSESTEVAINQLLTHLPLLRPGNVECKQCYLVAIPELVSHCVTTGQYTEQTQQLLSYTLIHPAITSQDRRSLTQWLRHLEERISGTPPIHSLEEYTNTTIRWDNTWQRNSKQQQNDQTTLFGTQPGTAFNMQFPPPVSRQRRSNSLTPPVAPPHHLEVVDRSNNVNCTTRHKPRSFSVSGDHTSNLIGLGPLSPQSSCASSGSEGRLDEASNLSLASGMRDVPSWLKTLRLHKYSYLFVTLSYEEMLQLTEDQLAEQGVTKGARHKLALSIAKLQQRYSTLLNLEKDLLQPTRDSTQSTSFLQGPTVLVNTIDELKSILATPMKPSQENDPQDIPAQFSKVLGKLCSRMALDSVDDGILCACINILEKVLQHDCFTPNQKEKVQQWRSRLGNPRPTPKWQHNYGYNNRRYCNPQQHNRKPSLNLGHIHNTHPQNNSFVVSPHRNSISTPYLQNNQNQSVNQNTLRPVHAAEKRPSLQESSLQLQRTLQRTYSAPRDHFLGHSGNNTSETTEPEINSRLESLCLRMTEQAIGGFGEA